A genomic segment from Lignipirellula cremea encodes:
- a CDS encoding DUF1501 domain-containing protein, translating to MSINEQNRRRFLQYTSAGVSAYALSSLLHSTRAAPIGLPQLHHPAKAKSVILLYMSGGVSHVDSFDPKPLLTQMQGKPMPGKIERTQFDAVGNILGSPWKTDRYGQSGLELAGLFPRICNRADDLAVVRSMTANFSEHAQANFFLHTGFPFLGHPSAGAWIAYGLGAENPTLPPYVVLRTQQAGIPHGGVSMFGNGFLPAAAGGSIFNLSGRSAVPNLAPRRAQAEQREALRLLKTLDTRFADRVAAEQAVRDSVKNAETAFAMQQAVPELTDISGESQATLDLYGVESQNPHTSQYARQCLMARRLVERGVRCVELTCSSVGIGLGGGANPWDQHADIFKGHGAMAEQVDQPIAALLQDLKQRDMLDSTLVVFTGEFGRTPFAQGNGRDHNPFGFSLWLAGGGLRGGMTHGATDEFGYHAVEQPVTVYDLWATVLHQLGIDHERLTYRYSGRDMRLTDVHGNVWKELIA from the coding sequence ATGTCGATTAACGAACAGAACCGGCGCCGCTTCCTGCAGTACACGTCGGCCGGCGTTAGCGCCTACGCACTGTCGAGCCTGCTCCATTCGACCAGGGCGGCGCCGATCGGGCTGCCGCAACTGCATCATCCGGCCAAGGCAAAGTCGGTCATCTTGCTGTATATGTCAGGCGGCGTGTCGCATGTCGATTCGTTCGATCCCAAACCCTTGCTCACGCAGATGCAGGGCAAGCCGATGCCCGGCAAGATCGAGCGCACGCAGTTCGACGCCGTGGGGAACATCCTGGGATCGCCCTGGAAGACGGACCGCTATGGCCAGTCGGGATTGGAGCTGGCCGGCCTGTTCCCCCGCATCTGCAACCGGGCCGACGACCTTGCCGTGGTCCGCTCCATGACGGCCAACTTTTCGGAGCATGCCCAGGCGAACTTCTTTCTGCATACGGGCTTTCCCTTTCTGGGCCATCCGAGCGCAGGCGCCTGGATCGCTTACGGGCTGGGGGCCGAGAACCCGACCTTGCCGCCGTATGTCGTGCTGCGAACCCAGCAGGCCGGCATCCCGCATGGCGGCGTTAGTATGTTCGGCAACGGCTTTCTTCCGGCGGCAGCCGGTGGTTCGATCTTCAATCTGTCGGGCCGCAGCGCCGTGCCCAACCTGGCCCCGCGCAGGGCCCAGGCCGAACAACGGGAGGCGCTGCGACTGCTGAAAACGCTCGATACGCGGTTTGCCGATCGCGTCGCAGCCGAACAGGCGGTAAGGGACTCGGTGAAGAATGCCGAGACAGCCTTTGCCATGCAACAGGCCGTGCCGGAGCTGACGGATATCTCGGGCGAATCGCAAGCGACGCTGGACCTGTACGGCGTGGAAAGCCAGAACCCGCACACTTCGCAGTACGCCCGGCAATGCCTGATGGCACGGCGCCTGGTGGAGCGGGGCGTGCGGTGCGTCGAGCTGACCTGCAGTTCCGTCGGCATCGGCCTGGGCGGCGGGGCAAATCCGTGGGACCAGCACGCCGATATTTTCAAAGGGCACGGAGCAATGGCCGAACAGGTCGATCAACCGATCGCGGCCCTGCTGCAGGATCTGAAACAGCGGGACATGCTCGACAGCACGCTGGTCGTTTTCACCGGCGAGTTCGGCCGCACGCCGTTCGCCCAGGGGAACGGCCGCGATCATAACCCGTTCGGCTTCAGCCTGTGGCTGGCCGGCGGCGGCTTGCGGGGCGGCATGACGCACGGCGCGACGGACGAGTTCGGCTATCACGCCGTCGAACAGCCCGTCACGGTCTACGATCTGTGGGCGACCGTGCTGCACCAGCTGGGGATCGATCACGAGCGGTTAACGTACCGCTACAGCGGCCGCGACATGCGTCTCACCGACGTGCACGGTAACGTCTGGAAAGAGCTGATCGCTTAA